The Quercus lobata isolate SW786 chromosome 4, ValleyOak3.0 Primary Assembly, whole genome shotgun sequence genome segment TAAACATTTTAGAACAATATCGTTTCTCTTATCATAAGTGGGTAAGAACAAATTTTCTAGCTCATGATGATGCTAAGGTGAAAAAGAACTTAAATCTTtgtaaagcatttttttttttcattttttaatatttagtacCACAAAAAAGTAAGTCAatagaaaatttgttttataatcaataaacaataaagaaataaactctctagagtagaaattttttttttttggtctttttaagAGTTGAAAACCTTTACAAGAACATTATATACTCAATTGATCACCACAAAGAACTCTTCCAATGGTAAGTATCTCCCTtcaactcctctctctctctacgtaCGGACCAATTGATAAtctatctatactactatttaaggggtttctcCTGTTTGAAATCCTCAATTTAATACCCAAAATACCCTCAATCTATTCTCTTACAAGTGTTTCAACTAACAgaataaatatgttaaaaaaaaaaaaaaaaaaactgccagTTGACTTCCACTTTTCATGTTTTACTCCTAAAAAAGTGCTTTTAATATGCCAATAACATTTTCCACTTTTtcaattaccaaaattttttttttttccttttacaaccgattatatttaaatttcactTCTCATGTTTTACTCCtaaaaaatgctttaatttattcagtttttttttcccccttttataACCGATTAcatttgaatattaaaaaactacattttaggattaaaaaaaaatttataactgccacaaataaaataaaacaacgacactaaaaaataaagaaacttgGATCTTGGAGCCTTtcctttaagaaaaataaataataataaaaaacctaaGCCTTTTACcgcaacaaaataaataaaaactattaaaattttgtaccttgtttTGTTATGAATCTGTACTAAGTGACTACATTTTAGGACTATCATAAACACATAACACAGCCATGTCCATTTTtctcgggaaaaaaaaaaaaaaaaaaaatgacatccatttttacttcaataaaaaatgttatgtagAATTTCTTGGTTTTAAAGGTAATTGTTAAATCCTGAATTTAAGCTCTTTTTAACTATTGATATGAATGTGTAGTAagtggctaaattttaggattgaAGATAAGTAGGTAAGTCCCatcaataaatcaaaattttctcttgaaaaatataataaacaattaTGGAACGATGTGTAAATAAAAGTTTGGATAaatgaaacattaaaaaatgaagtattctttttctatactgcactaaaaataaaaaataaaaaaaagtttggataTGCCCACAAATATGAGACTAAATTCAGTActgataatattaaaaaaaaatatatatggatttTAACTCAatattgatgaaaaattatttcacctgcaaatgcataatactcatcacatcCTGaggatataaatatatatatatatatatatattttttttttgtaattgaaaaatgtagtaatttcaaattataatgaatgcaaattattaactttatccaacaaaataaaaaagtctctACTCAAAGGCtagtgtgtgtctatatatatatatatatatatatatatataatatatttggtATAGCATAAAAGTGTGGTGTGCGGAAAATGAGTCAACTAAAAATGTAAACCACGACCACAATCGACATAAGGGACCCCTTGAAGGAaaagtttctttttgtttattttagtgcAATCTTTCCATGATAGAATgctttcaactttcaaatttcaactttcaactttcGTCGTGGGAATAGAAGATTGATCACTAGGATAAATTATGATACTtaaatagaatttcaatttatgatatTCGCTCTATAATGATTGTGATAAGAATCACCTTATTCCTATCCAAATAAGAAGAAACAGGGGATTTGAAAGAAGAATAGAACagagagagattagagagaaaataaataggAATTAAGAAGAAGGAAAGGCATAGGAAATTGCATTAGTTTTCTCATTGATTCCCACATTCAGAACCTACATTCCTTTATACCCAAGCCTAAAAGAATTGGGATACATTGGCACTTCCTATAACTGCTACTAACTAACTAACCAACCACCCCATCCCTCAATAGCTGTAACTAACAGAATAATACCAATTACAACTATCCCTTAACTAACTACTCAAGACTTAAACCCATATACATTGTAGTAGCAACCTCTGATCCAAGCACAGTAGCCCTTGGCCACATCAGCACTGCACGAACCAGCCCACGGACCAACAGCACCAATACCCAGAGCACTCCTAACGGATTGCTTATTGTCATCAAATATTAACATgagttttttttgtgtgtgtgtgtgtaaatagagttcaaaaattagataatcaatatataaaacGACAATAATTCTCATATTTAGACACAGTCGTAACCGCGTCAACTAAAGAGGAAGAACCGAAGAAAGCCCATGTCCCTATAGGTAGTCAAAAAAACACCACAAACAGACAAACTATTCAttggcttttaaattttcatGAAAGAGAACTGCAGACTTGCCTTCTAAAAGCACAATAACCAACTATTTTTAGGACATTTTTCTACAACTTTTACTGGACAGATAAAAGGTAGGTCAAAATTTTTGTCCAGACTAAAAATGGGTTTATCCACCCACCTCTACAAAAAAGGTGAAAAAGTTTCATACACTTCTCCCATTTGGATCCATTTTATAATTAAGCTGCTACTTCGTGAATCTTGATTGCATAAAAAAGAAGTTTTGTCTATAACATGCGTTTGATAACTCTGCTTTTAAATTACTCCCATGAATCACTTTTCAacaccttgaaaaaaaaaaaaaaaaaaaaaaaaaaaaaagaaagagtagaggtcaaattttcatattattatttattataagcaaccaataaataaaataaattttttttctaataactGTGAAGTGGCTTTTGTCTAATTtggtacaaattttttttctttttagttttttgaaataaactatttaaaaaaccttcatttagaaaaagaaaattggtgttttagtaataaaaaagaaagtatgGTTTCAAAATGGATATCAATCAAAGAACCGATAAAGGGAGAGATTCAAGATTTTTAAGGTTAGACCGAGATTTGACCAAAATCAAACCGCGATAACATCATAATtactttaataattaattattaaacttataaaactagcaaaattgactaatatatctatatgtGTGAGGAAAATtcaatgattttcaagcatatatttacaaattaaataaaaatttaataaaatagaataataagccatgaaaaatattaagagttatgattaattttttaagtaaagttgaatatctttgaaggattttaaatataatttttttttattccctttaagagatggataatttaattcaGTAAAATAGAattgtttcaaattgttttaaaaaaattgcgtTAATGTGAGTGCCTTTAACCGTGGAATAGggaggttttttttcttttttcttttttttttttttttaatgtatttcaCATTTTGTACACCAAAATGATCCTGACTGTGGTTTCACCTTCTTTCCGTAAAGTACACATAAAATGTAATACCAACCCGTCGTTGTATCAACGTTGCTTGTTGCAATACCATAGCATTTCACATCCTACAATGAACTTTGAAgttaatatgaatttttttaaatgtaaatatatagtatgatgtattattattttttcaagtaaATGATGAGTATGATTTGAAATGATTAATAAACTTGTTTCGTAGGATCCCATTCAATGCATTTGATCTCTTCTATTgtcttcatattttttaaagataagattagcaatatatatatatatatatataaaaatttaaagataaatcctcctatgaaatttgttttgcatgtattttttatctttcttgtaTAGAATCATGGTTTTAATCATTCCTAtcgttgaattttttttaaagacaataTTATGTAAATGGCATTTTGTGAGATAGTATATGctatttatcaaaaatatttcGAACCCATTTTCCAAGTTGTGActaaatacaagaaaataaatatgttttctagaaaatgtttatcaaaaaatgttttccattaaaaattaCGTATAATCTATCCATTAGGAGAAAAAGTTGTACTACTAAAAGCCCTACGAACAGATAATTAGCACGTAGCCATTGCCCATTAGAAagtatgcaaatttttttaactagaaaAAGTTAACAAAGAAAGTAATCTTTgtttagagagagagtttttcttcgagtgagaaagagattgccaaaaaaataaaaattggttacCTTAGTGGAACCCATAGTTTTATCAAcattatcttatttttctctattccATTACTATCTAGAATAAAGAGATATAAGCAAATGCTTCAAATAGAAATGgctttataagtttataaatttaattgaaaaaaaataaaagttttagaatttaatttaaaagagGATACAAATCCTATGAGAACTTTTTATGCGTAGATTCCctcaattatttttatagttaaagatatggggggagggggggggggggaatttgacttctccttttttttttaggtcttgAAAGTGATTCATGGGAGTAAGTGAGAAGTAGAGTTATCAAACACATACGTGTTATGGACTAAAACTACTTTCTTTTGCAATCAAGATTCACGAAGTAGCTTATGAGATGGATCCAAATGGGGAAGTATATGAaactttttcaacttttttgtgGTCGTGGGATATTTAGCCTAATTTTAGTCTAGGCAAAAATTTAGACTTCCTTTTATCTGTCCGGTAAAACTAGAATTAAAATGCCCTACAAATAGTTGGGTGTTGTTTTCTTTTAGAAGGCAAGCACGCAGTTCTATTTTATGAAAAGCTAATGaatgtattgttgtgtttttggACTACCTATAGGGGCATGGGCTTTTTTTGGTTCGTACCCTTTAGTTGACCTAGTCACGATTGTGTCTAAATATGAGAATTATAGTCATTTTATATAAGGATTATCTAATTTTCAAACCCCACCTATAACAGCAACATgccaacaacccaaaaaaaaaaaaaatcaattgatttttttatttgatatacAATAAGTAATCATCATAAAGCAAACaccataaattaaattttattttagcatcATAATTCACACTAGGATGAACTTTCTATTCCCATGAAGAAAAGTTAAAGGTTGAAAGTAACCCTTTAACCTTTATAGCCCAGGCAAATGACAATTGAGATTACCTAGAAAGAGGTGGACCTCACCTTTTAAGCCTTTGAATTATACTAGTAAAGTATTAAATCATAGAAAAATTGCACTAAAATAAATAGTGAGGAACGTTTCCCTCAAGGGTCCCTTATGTCAATATCGGTAGTGATGGGTATGTTACGTTTCAAATTAAACATAGaagattttctttaaaatacaATTAGCTTTCATTTACAAATCCATATATGGGCCAGTTGTATGTTGGTTCAAGCATCCAAAATAGAACAAATCTCACAAATAATATGACAAGAttcaatgaaaatgaaaacttcATCAGTCGATGAAAAATAAGCACTCTATGGTGTTGGGTCTATTAGGATGATGAATCCCTAATATGGCCTTAACTTGGTCTAGTTTTGTGTCAATCTTGAGAAATTGGATTGTATTTGACTTTTTGGGCCTGAGTTGACCAATCTTGTTGACTGGCCTCATGAACTCGATGGGTTTTTGGCTAAACTTCATAAGCCGGAATTTAGCTGATTTTGTGGActgaattttgtaaattttgtggCTAAAATAATGGATTTTGGGCTTTGTCGATTTTTTAAGATAAGTACTTTCAAAACCCCAAATATGTGCAAAAAATGTCCCACCTATAAAGTATGAAGTTTTAAGAGATCTTTAATTTACTTAGTAAATAACTTGGGATTGAACGACAATTGGAATTTGGAACCCCTTATCCCCACTTTATTAGATATTTTGaggttgactttttttttttttttttttgaggggaattTTGAGGTTGACTTGGAAGTTTAATTAGACATCCATTTTCCACCAATTGCTCAATTTAGAGAATTTTCATTAATGCTATAATGAAGAAATGTATTTCAACAAAAACCACATGCCCATTACATGAAAATAGTCTCTTATACCGCActctttctttataattttattatcacTTCATATCATGCTTTAAgacaaaattttctcttttccattgAATGAGAACCATAAATATTCAATCCACACTTTTCTATACTTAAGTGCTCTTACTTTTGATTCTCAAATCAAATTCAATCTCAGGAACCATATGTAGAACATAAGTTATAACACCTAAGAAACTCTACCTAAGTTTTAGCCATCAAATAATTCTTGCATATAGTCACATAATATTGCAAGAGTTCTGGTTGTAGCCCGCTACTTCATATGCATAATATGGTGCACTAGGTTGATAGTAATATGTTACACCAGCTGGATAAGTTGGCCAAACCATTGATTGTATTCCAGATTCGCTTAGATTGGTCTCTTGCTTTGCTTTCTCCCCCTCAGTACTGACTGGCGAGACACTTCTTAACTCAGCAAATCCAACTTTCTTCCTCAGCAAAGATGTCAAGATGACTGAATCAATGTTGTCTCCGACAACAACAATCTGACTGCTGTCCTCACCTTGTAGAGAGACTGATTCCACACCTTAagaacccaaaagaaaaacgatCTAATCATTAGTTTTATATTCCTAATCAATTTTAACAATGATCagaataaaagataataaaaaaaaatgagtacctTGTAGACCAACTGCAATCTGCATGGCCTTGGACCGAGCATTCTTTTTGCCATTATTTAAGGTGATCTGGATCACTACCTTTTGCTGCAATAAAGTTTAGAAGTGTCAATTAATGACATAAAAATGCTTGGAAGTACATAAGGAACAGAAATTGTAAATAATTGTTCAGCATGGTATTCATCATTACCTTCATTTTCCTAACAGGGAGCTGCAGGGTGCTTTGTTTAGCTAGCTAAGTCTGGGTGTTGCTGCTTAATGtcagaaagaaacaaaaagaaagggatATATTATCTTCGCCAGAGAGTTCAGAATCTTATCTGGGAGCAAAGTTTGTTTAGGTAGCTAATTATTCTGGGTGTCGTagcttcatatatatatataggcgtTACCGCGTAAGTTAAGTTCACAGTTACACTAATGGTTTGTCCTGTCCAGAAAGTATGGTCTACTACTTTATGAAACTAGCACGCGGTTTGCTTGACTTTAATAGTTGACGAGgtcaaattcaaatataaagATTGTCATCATCTGTGGACTCTGAAGTTTGATCAagatcaaacaaaattttgaaatgaatccAGTTTAACCATGGAATGAATCCAgtattaattaaataacatttatAAGAAGAGCTATATTTTACACTTtctagacctttttttttttttaatcctttttacCGAAGAAGAAAGTAACTCATGTCATATTGAATAgtaactttacaattttttcgagctttttattttattttttcaagttagATTGTAATAGAGTTCTACTATGATAAATTGTCACATCACATGAtaatccattttctttttcttttttcttgaaattcttttttaattttcatttgtttgtcttttttgacaaataataacatacttttatactttataataatattatcatatttATCAATTACAGAAATTGCGCTAAACTCCAACAccataataaaaatttgagaaacTGGGGAATGACTCCTATAAATTTAAGTAGAAAAGTTtacgtttacaatattttcataacaaattttatgaaataaattattactggttctaatttgaacacACTActgaaattacattttttatctACTAGTAACAATAAGctacaaaaaaattgttgtaaaaatattgataaaCACAACATTTCTCTTTTAAGTATTATTCTtagtctttctcaaaaaaaaaaaaaaaaaaaaaagtattattcttAGTCTAACCAAAAGCAATGCTACTAACACAACTAGTACCTCCATCATAATTAATCTGCCAACCTTATGGAAAATTAAGTCAAATATTACAACTTAAGATTTATGACAAATGACCGTAGTAAAgccaaagctttttttttttttttttaaaaaaaaaaaaagcgaaagCATTGGATGATGTAGAATAGGAAAACTAGTAGAAACTtctctattataaaatttatcttTGGATTGGAACGACGTGCATCACGACATGACCGGCCCAATTATTGGACGTTTTCCTACGTACTCGTTCGACTGATATCCTTTTTGAAACCAtactttttaatttctaaaacaaGTGAAATCATGATGAGAACCAAAATGTATGCTGGCTGAGCTTCCATGTAGTAACTAGTGTTTCAAGTTGGGAGAGTACTCCAGATAGTAAGTTTCATTAGAGATGGTAATTTTTCCCCGCCCTACttaacccgcccctccccgcttcgccccgcgcgggttttccccgccccgcaaaggtggtggggtaGGGATAGAGCAAGATTTTAGCCTCGCACCACAGGGcagggcggggatgggtttaggctttttagacccaccccgccccgcccctccccatccccgccccgccccgcgttactaaaagttataattgtaaaattttcatatcctaaaaccctactatttaaacaaacatattaatattagcatattttattctacccaatgtaattctctgcctttattttgttgtgttgtactatgagatttttatttttattttttttaatgattgtcttgataaacacttggatatattattcaattttttctaaaaattgatttgatctgatgagataaatttagttgtaatttcaagtatatttttattaatgaaataggtttcattaaaaaaattatactagttgtagggcaaattaataaaaagtagagttttacggggtgGGGCTGGGCTTCGCAGGGccccaaggggcggggatgAGGTGAAAAAGTATTCCTCGTCATGCGAGGCGAGGCAGGAATGGGGTAAGATAAAACCATGCAGGGCggggacgaagaccccatccttcggccctgccccgccccattgccatccctaagtttcatataattaagtcctccaatctgtgcAGCTGCTTCTTGGATGACTTTAAGAAATAAACTAATTTGAGTGGCAGAAGTGAGGATTAACTTGCTGATAAACCCTGCTTCTGGCATTTCAGATAACCATGAAGGATCACAAATCACGAGATCTTCTGTCTCAGTATTGATAAGCAATCTCGGGTAGGGATGTTGTCCATCGTAAACTCTTTCTATTTCTCCAAAGTTTTCATACCATGTGGCTTTATGAGATAGCAATACATCATTTGTCATGTATGTCCTAATAAATGCTGTAGAAACTAAAACTCTAAAGAGATAcatccatctgtcataagaactAGTTAAGGCTCTATGAGTTAGTATATTCTGTTGGATTTCAAGGGGTAAGTTTCTAATGGTAAGTCTCATTTTTTGTTGAATCTTAGGGTGGaactttgaaaagcttgttcccataagatatctttttagagactgtgattctgtctttgtggagcttgaatctccatcctccttgccagggagttgacaaATAAATGAACTGGCactaacaagatgtaattccaaagccttaAGGGTCttttggaataagggtttctgtctgaAGGTGAAGGCTActtgtaaattatcaagaagtaatttaatatgaaaaggaaGGTCTATTAATTCTCCATCCGGAAAAGTGAGATCAGTGCGAAGCACTTCTTGTAGAATTTCACTTTTTccaccacatgaatacattgcctctgctagcaacgtatcctgaagagatattgtctctatcgagacgccttcatgctAATCTAAAGTCTTCATTGAAGccttttggatttctttttctttgggttgCACTGCTAGTGCCTTGCCCTTTCCTTTCATGTCTGCTCTAaagtttatttcaaaaaatggaaaaataaaataaaagaaaataagttgtACCAAATGAGtaccatagaaaaaaaaaattattttatttttacattgctaatattaaactaaaaaacaaatattcttctcaaaaaaaaaaataataataatacaaggCTTGAAATAAAAGCACATGATAAATTAGAGCTATTCGGACATCCAAAAAACCTAGGGTTACTTGCCCATTTTGCAAGAGCTTGGGTTGCTAGCCTTCAAGATCATAAACTCTTCTTAAAGCCAAAGCCCTTTGCTTTATGAAAGAGTGACTATGCTTTTACCAACCCTCCTTGGGCATTTCAATTCTAGAGTCACCATTAATGCTAGTATTACATAGTTGCTCTCAATTTATGCATCACAATATAGTTTtaaagaaatgttatgttcacaactttttcacaacaaatttttagtaaCATGTTATTATTAACTGTTATGAGtgtggacaaaaaagtaatttaagttttaattagattcaaattaaaaccagtaacaatttaccacctttgatttgttgtgaaagtattgtaaaaatattgtggatatagcaCTTTGCATTAGTTTCATCTTCCATTACAAGACTAAGACAATTACCATTTAAGTcaaataattttaacaattacaaTCAAAATGAGAAGATAgacctaaaagaaaatatataccATGATAACTTATGTTAATCAcatatgatgaaaatatttaaatcaagttaatttatataatcaaaatatttttttctcatttagtcaatttttaaattataaactaCCATTTAAATGATATTGATCACAAGTAATATTCTCTAAACATTTTAGAACAATATCGTTTCTGTCATCATAAGTGGGTAAGAACAAATTTTCTAGCTCATGAAGATGCTAAGGTGAAAAGAACTTAAATCTCTGtaaagcatttttcttttcattttttaatatttagtacCACAAAAAAGTAAGTCAATAGAAAATTTGTTCTATAATCAATaaacaacaaagaaataaacactctagagtagttttttttttttttggttcttttaagAGTAGAAAACCTTTCCAAAAACATTATATACTCAATTGATCACCACAAAGAACTCTTCCAATGGTAAGTTATCTCCCTTCAACTCCTTTCTCTCATTACAGACCAATTGATTAtctatctatactactatttaaggggcttctaCTGTTTGGAATCCTCAATTTTAATatccaaaataccctcaatCTATTCTCTTACAAGTTTTTCAACTAACATGataaatatgtttaaaatataaaaaaaaaaaatatatatatatatatatataaaaaccgCCCGTTGAATTCCACTTTCCATGTTTTACTCCTAAAAAGTGCTTTTAATATGCCAATAacgtttttcactttttcaattaccaattatttttttttcttttacaaccaatatttaaatttcacttCACATGTTTTACTCCtaaaaaatgctttaatttattcagtttttcttttcttttcttttacaacCAATTAcatttgaatattaaaaaactacattttaggattaaatgaaaatttataactaccataaataaaaaaataaaaaaaaattttaaaagcaacactaaaaaataaagaaacttgGATCTCGGAGCCTTTtcctttaagaaaaataaataataataaaaacctaagtcttttactgcaacaaaataaataaaactattaaaattttgtactttgttttgTTATGAATATGTACTAAGTGACTACATTTTAGGACTATCATAAACACAAAACACAGCCATGTCcatttttctcaaccaaaaaaaaaaaaaaaaaaaaaacccacatccaTTCTTACTTCCATCAAAAATGTTATTCTATCAAAAATGTTACATAGAGTTTCTTGGTTTTAAAGGTAATTGTTAAATCCTGAATTTAAGCTCTTTTTAACTGTTGATATGAATATGTAGTAAgttgctaaattttaggattgaAGATAAGTAGATAACTCCCatcaataaatcaaaattttctcttaaaaaaaatataataaacaattaAGGAAAGATGTGTAAATAAAAGTTTGGATAAATGaaacatttaaaaatgaattattctttttctatacttcactaaaaaaaaaaaaaaagtttagatatACCCACAAATATGAGATTGAATTCAGTActgataatataaaatatatatatatatatatatatatggattttaACTTAATATtggtgaaaaattatttcacatGCAAatgcataatactcatcacatccttagaaattttttttttttttttttttttttgtgattgaaaaatgtggtactttcaaattataatgaatgcaaattattaaccttacccaacaaaataaaagagcctCTACTGAAAGGCTAGCGTGTGtgtctatctatatatatatatatatatatatatatttggtataGCATAAAAGTCtggtgtgcggaaaatgaaacCAATGAAACCACGACCACTATCGACATAAGGGACCCCTTGAAGGaaaagtttctttttatttgtttaatgcAATCTTTCCATGATAGAATGCTTTACTACACTTTAAAGGCCCTAAAGGCGAA includes the following:
- the LOC115986342 gene encoding heavy metal-associated isoprenylated plant protein 47-like, whose product is MKQKVVIQITLNNGKKNARSKAMQIAVGLQGVESVSLQGEDSSQIVVVGDNIDSVILTSLLRKKVGFAELRSVSPVSTEGEKAKQETNLSESGIQSMVWPTYPAGVTYYYQPSAPYYAYEVAGYNQNSCNIM